The stretch of DNA ACCCCGGCCACGACGTCGTGGTCCTCGGACAGCGCCTCGGTCAGCAGCGACCGGTTGCGTCGGTTCTCGACGAGCAGCTGTATCGTCGCCATCCGATCAGTCGTCCGCCCTGTCGTCGATCCACTCGGGCGTACCCCGGAGGATCCCGCGGAGGTTCGTCATCGGCTCGCCGATCTTGATCCCGTGGGTCGTGATCTCGAACGCCCGGAGCGTCCGCTGGAAGTCGCTGGTCCGCTTCTTGAGGACGCCGATGACCTTCCGGAGCTCGCCGGACATCTCGACGTGCCGGAGGAACAGGATGTTGTCGGCGATGTAGCTGATGTCGCCCTCCGTCACCTGGAACTCGCCCGTGACCGACGAGACCTCGTCGACGAGGATGACGGTGACGCCGACGTTTTTCAGGTACCGACAGAGGGCGTGGAGCTTCCGCCGGAGCTCGTCCTCGCCGCCCCTGATCGAGAGGCCGTAGCCGTTGATGCCGTCGATCATCACGAGTTCGGTCCCCTCCTCCTCGACGTCCCGCCGGACCCGCGCGGCGAACTCCTGTGGCGAGAGGTCCAGCGCCTCGATCTCCTCGACGGTGAGCGTCCCGCGGTCGCGCATCCGGTCGACGGGGATGTTGACCGAGGTACAGCGCTCGAAGAACGTCCGTTCGGTCTCCTCGAACATATAGATGGCCGACCGCTCGCCCCGGCCCGCCGCCTCCTTCACGAACTGCGCGCCGGTGGTCGTCTTGCCGACGCCGGTCGGCCCGGAGACGATGGTCACGGTCCCGCGCTCGATCCCGCCGTTGAGCTGGTCGTCCAGCTCGGGGACGCCCGAAGGGATCGACTCGATCTCGTAGTCCGTCGTGTGCTCGCCCGGCTCCAGCTCGGGATAGACGTACATCCCGTCGTCGTCGATCCGCATCGCGTGGTCGCCGCTCCGGGTCCCGGAGCCGCGGAACTTCGGCACGTCGACGGTCCGCCCGCTCTCCGTGTCGGCCAGTTCGACCACGCCGTCGGCCATGAACTGGAGGTCGTCGTCGGGCGTCCGCTCGCCGGCCTGGGAGGTGAAAAGCAGCGTCGCGCCGCTCTGTCCGAAAAAGCGGGTCAGCGACAGCACCTGCTTGCGGAACTGGTACTGGTCGGGCGAGAGGTACCGGAGCTGGGTCATCGGGTCGACGAACACCCGGTCCGGCTCCGTCTCGCGGACCCGCTCGGTGATGGTCCCGGTCACGGACTCGCCTTCCACCTCGTCGGGGCTGAACACGTCGTAGGTGTCGGCCTCGGTGAACGCCTCGGACTCGGGGGTCAGGTCGAGGAACTCCACGCCGTCGACCTCGATGTCCAGCGACGCGGCGTTCGCCCGGATGTCCTCGGTCGCCTCCTCCAGGTTCACGTACAGCGCGGTCTCGTCGCGCTCGACGCCGGCGGTGAGAAAGTGGAGGCCGAGGATGGACTTGCCCGTCCCCGGGCGACCCCGGACCATGTAACTCCGCTCGGGAAGCAG from Haloarcula litorea encodes:
- a CDS encoding ATPase domain-containing protein produces the protein MTSGPRTRVQTGVDGLDEILGGGLLPERSYMVRGRPGTGKSILGLHFLTAGVERDETALYVNLEEATEDIRANAASLDIEVDGVEFLDLTPESEAFTEADTYDVFSPDEVEGESVTGTITERVRETEPDRVFVDPMTQLRYLSPDQYQFRKQVLSLTRFFGQSGATLLFTSQAGERTPDDDLQFMADGVVELADTESGRTVDVPKFRGSGTRSGDHAMRIDDDGMYVYPELEPGEHTTDYEIESIPSGVPELDDQLNGGIERGTVTIVSGPTGVGKTTTGAQFVKEAAGRGERSAIYMFEETERTFFERCTSVNIPVDRMRDRGTLTVEEIEALDLSPQEFAARVRRDVEEEGTELVMIDGINGYGLSIRGGEDELRRKLHALCRYLKNVGVTVILVDEVSSVTGEFQVTEGDISYIADNILFLRHVEMSGELRKVIGVLKKRTSDFQRTLRAFEITTHGIKIGEPMTNLRGILRGTPEWIDDRADD